The stretch of DNA GCGTGCGGTCTGGATGTCCGCGGCGGGGAACTTGCCCACGCCGTAGACGGGGCGCAGGCTCCGGAACGCGATATGACCCGTGAAGGGATCGGTCCGTCGTGGCCGACCTTCTGCCGCTATCATAGAGCCTGCGAGGCAACACCCCGGGTAGGTCCATGCGACGGGATTCGTCCAAACGCGGCCGGACGCGAACGGTGGCCCCCCTGTGAGGGACGGGCCTGGGCGGCGCGCCCTCAAGCGCGTGGCCCTTTGGAATTTCACTCTAAACATAGGGTTGAACCGGGTCTGGCGCCGGTGGCGGGCGGGCGCCCCCTTCCGGCTGGGCGGGGAGTGTCGCCGGTGCGCGCGGTGCTGTGAGGCCCCCGCCATCCAGGTGGGACGGCCGACCTGGTACTCGCGCGCCCTCCGACACCTCTTCCTCGCCTGGCAGGAGCGCGTGAACGGCTTCGTGCTCGTGGGCCGCGACCGGGAACACCGGACTTTCATCTTCCGCTGCACGCACTTCGACCCCACCACACGGTCCTGCGACAGCTACGACTCGCGCCCCGGGATGTGCCGCGATTATCCGCGCGCCCTCCTCTGGCAGCCGTACCCCGTGATGCTGCCGGGGTGTGGGTACCGGCCGGTGGCCGCCAACGTCGACGGCCTTCTGCGCAGCCTAGAGGGGCAATCGCTCAGCCCGGACCAGCGGGCAAAACTAGTCGAGGGCCTGCGCCTGGAGAAGTAACGATGGCGGGGCTTGCGCTCCGCAGCGCGATCAGGTGATGGCCAGCATCCGATCGAGGGCCGTGCGCGCCTCGCGGGCCGTGGCCTCCCCAACCCGGACAGGGTTCCGTACCTCGCCCTCCAAAAGGCCCTCCAGCACCCACAGCAGGTGGGGAGGGTCGATGCGAAACATGGTGCTGCAGAGACAGAAGCAGTCGTCCAGGCTGACGACCTGCCTCGCCGGGGCCACCTCTCGGGCGAGGCGGTTCACCATGTTGAGCTCCGTCCCCAC from Vicinamibacteria bacterium encodes:
- a CDS encoding YkgJ family cysteine cluster protein, translated to MRDGPGRRALKRVALWNFTLNIGLNRVWRRWRAGAPFRLGGECRRCARCCEAPAIQVGRPTWYSRALRHLFLAWQERVNGFVLVGRDREHRTFIFRCTHFDPTTRSCDSYDSRPGMCRDYPRALLWQPYPVMLPGCGYRPVAANVDGLLRSLEGQSLSPDQRAKLVEGLRLEK